From the Flavimarina sp. Hel_I_48 genome, one window contains:
- a CDS encoding sigma-54-dependent transcriptional regulator, which produces MRQLLIVEDDIAFCKMLETFLKKKGFEVFTAFSGSEAIKKMAEHPLDLIITDVRLPDQDGLVILQKAKMDLENTPVILMTGYAEVNMAVTAMKEGAFDYISKPVRPDELLSLINKALDESKNPIEVAPSDNIIVKEEPSKISKPKKAKASGYVKGVSDTSGKLNQYIDLVAPTNMSVLIIGDSGTGKEYVAKNIHDKSKRKLQPFVAVDCGAIPKEIATSEFFGHIKGSFTGAVNDKIGHFEAANGGTIFLDEIGNLGYELQVQLLRALQERKIKPVGSNKEINVDIRVVAATNEDLEEAVKQGDFREDLYHRLNEFSIQVPRLSDRQEDLMLFANVFLDKANEELEKNITGFDDAAIAAMKSYDWPGNLRELKNTIKRAVLLTVADEIDLDVLPRELVLSKDQPNRNDYGLFKSKNEEEMILNALENSGGNKSKAARLLNIDRKTLYNKLKHYDIDL; this is translated from the coding sequence ATGCGGCAGTTATTAATAGTTGAGGATGATATTGCATTCTGTAAAATGCTTGAAACCTTCTTGAAAAAGAAAGGTTTTGAAGTGTTTACAGCCTTTTCTGGATCTGAAGCCATAAAAAAAATGGCCGAACATCCTTTAGATTTGATTATTACAGATGTACGTTTACCAGATCAGGACGGTCTTGTTATTCTGCAAAAAGCAAAGATGGATCTTGAAAATACGCCGGTAATCTTGATGACCGGTTATGCAGAGGTAAACATGGCGGTTACCGCAATGAAGGAAGGCGCCTTTGATTACATTTCAAAACCTGTACGTCCTGATGAGTTACTGTCCCTTATAAACAAAGCGCTTGACGAAAGTAAAAACCCTATAGAAGTAGCCCCTTCGGATAACATCATTGTCAAAGAAGAACCTTCAAAAATTTCCAAACCCAAAAAAGCCAAGGCTTCAGGCTATGTAAAAGGCGTTAGTGATACATCTGGTAAGCTTAATCAATATATTGATCTTGTTGCCCCCACAAACATGTCCGTCCTCATCATAGGTGATAGTGGCACGGGTAAAGAATATGTTGCGAAAAACATTCACGATAAGAGCAAGCGCAAACTTCAGCCCTTTGTTGCCGTAGATTGCGGGGCGATACCAAAAGAGATCGCCACAAGTGAATTTTTTGGACACATCAAGGGTTCGTTTACGGGCGCCGTAAATGATAAGATAGGACATTTTGAAGCTGCGAATGGGGGTACGATCTTTTTAGATGAAATAGGAAACCTGGGGTACGAACTACAAGTTCAGCTATTGCGGGCCCTTCAGGAACGCAAAATAAAGCCTGTGGGCAGCAATAAGGAAATTAATGTTGATATCAGGGTTGTTGCTGCAACAAATGAAGATTTGGAAGAAGCCGTTAAACAAGGCGATTTCAGGGAAGATCTATACCACCGTTTGAACGAATTTTCCATTCAGGTACCGCGACTTTCGGACAGACAGGAAGATCTCATGCTTTTTGCGAACGTTTTTTTGGACAAGGCAAATGAAGAGCTTGAAAAGAACATTACCGGTTTTGATGATGCTGCCATTGCTGCCATGAAGTCTTATGACTGGCCAGGAAATCTACGTGAATTAAAAAATACCATCAAGCGGGCTGTTTTGCTTACCGTCGCAGATGAAATTGATCTGGATGTGCTTCCGCGGGAACTTGTACTTTCAAAAGATCAGCCCAATCGTAATGATTATGGTCTATTTAAGAGCAAAAATGAGGAAGAAATGATCCTCAATGCGCTTGAAAATTCAGGAGGAAACAAAAGCAAAGCTGCACGATTGCTCAATATAGACCGAAAAACGCTTTATAATAAGCTTAAACACTATGATATAGATCTTTGA